In one Carettochelys insculpta isolate YL-2023 chromosome 6, ASM3395843v1, whole genome shotgun sequence genomic region, the following are encoded:
- the LOC142014202 gene encoding SERTA domain-containing protein 2-like isoform X1 — MFMLGRGLKRKLSDYEENMAGLSSAFDSSRNLPYPLRRQLVLNMCLTKLQTYKMLVEPNLHRSVLIANTVRQIQEEMRQESSQQPTNVCSGIAPHPLSYPGIDSSGIPLHLPSGSNQQDSNSCSSWSAEGPIENSLLMVSDDDMSSAISSILKDLDFMEDISPPTCLVSAVDEPKSPENTCLKPEGDKQDLKGAECVFGSFEISNSTSYLKDLAIDDIFEDIDTSMYDSDFCSPPLIPPRTPSPATEETLKTFPFCSSSSANNSQICRTDLSELDHIMEILVGS, encoded by the exons AT gttcatgttggggagaggtcTAAAACGCAAGCTGAGTGACTATGAGGAGAACATGGCTGGTCTCTCAAGTGCCTTTGATTCCAGTCGAAATCTGCCATATCCACTTAGGAGGCAGTTAGTGCTGAATATGTGCCTCACCAAGTTACAAACCTACAAGATGCTGGTGGAACCAAACTTACACCGCTCTGTGCTCATAGCCAACACAGTAAGGCAGATTCAGGAGGAAATGAGACAAGAGAGTAGCCAGCAGCCAACTAATGTATGCAGTGGCATTGCCCCCCATCCTCTCAGCTACCCAGGAATCGATTCATCTGGAATTCCTTTACATTTGCCTTCAGGTAGTAACCAGCAAGATTCTAACTCTTGCAGCTCGTGGTCTGCAGAAGGCCCAATTGAAAACAGCCTGCTGATGGTTTCAGATGATGACATGTCATCTGCCATTTCATCTATTCTGAAGGATTTGGACTTCATGGAAGATATAAGCCCACCTACTTGTTTGGTTTCTGCGGTAGATGAGCCAAAGTCTCCTGAAAACACATGTCTAAAACCAGAAGGTGATAAACAAGATTTGaaaggtgctgaatgtgtatttggTTCCTTTGAAATTTCGAACTCTACTAGTTATTTAAAAGATTTGGCTATAGATGACATCTTTGAAGATATTGACACTTCAATGTATGATTCAGACTTCTGCTCTCCCCCACTAATACCACCTAGAACACCTTCTCCTGCCACAGAAGAAACATTGAAAACCTTCCCATTTTGCAGTTCTTCCTCAGCAAACAATAGTCAGATATGTAGAACAGATCTGAGTGAGTTGGACCATATCATGGAAATTCTTGTTGGATcttga
- the LOC142014202 gene encoding SERTA domain-containing protein 2-like isoform X2, producing the protein MLGRGLKRKLSDYEENMAGLSSAFDSSRNLPYPLRRQLVLNMCLTKLQTYKMLVEPNLHRSVLIANTVRQIQEEMRQESSQQPTNVCSGIAPHPLSYPGIDSSGIPLHLPSGSNQQDSNSCSSWSAEGPIENSLLMVSDDDMSSAISSILKDLDFMEDISPPTCLVSAVDEPKSPENTCLKPEGDKQDLKGAECVFGSFEISNSTSYLKDLAIDDIFEDIDTSMYDSDFCSPPLIPPRTPSPATEETLKTFPFCSSSSANNSQICRTDLSELDHIMEILVGS; encoded by the coding sequence atgttggggagaggtcTAAAACGCAAGCTGAGTGACTATGAGGAGAACATGGCTGGTCTCTCAAGTGCCTTTGATTCCAGTCGAAATCTGCCATATCCACTTAGGAGGCAGTTAGTGCTGAATATGTGCCTCACCAAGTTACAAACCTACAAGATGCTGGTGGAACCAAACTTACACCGCTCTGTGCTCATAGCCAACACAGTAAGGCAGATTCAGGAGGAAATGAGACAAGAGAGTAGCCAGCAGCCAACTAATGTATGCAGTGGCATTGCCCCCCATCCTCTCAGCTACCCAGGAATCGATTCATCTGGAATTCCTTTACATTTGCCTTCAGGTAGTAACCAGCAAGATTCTAACTCTTGCAGCTCGTGGTCTGCAGAAGGCCCAATTGAAAACAGCCTGCTGATGGTTTCAGATGATGACATGTCATCTGCCATTTCATCTATTCTGAAGGATTTGGACTTCATGGAAGATATAAGCCCACCTACTTGTTTGGTTTCTGCGGTAGATGAGCCAAAGTCTCCTGAAAACACATGTCTAAAACCAGAAGGTGATAAACAAGATTTGaaaggtgctgaatgtgtatttggTTCCTTTGAAATTTCGAACTCTACTAGTTATTTAAAAGATTTGGCTATAGATGACATCTTTGAAGATATTGACACTTCAATGTATGATTCAGACTTCTGCTCTCCCCCACTAATACCACCTAGAACACCTTCTCCTGCCACAGAAGAAACATTGAAAACCTTCCCATTTTGCAGTTCTTCCTCAGCAAACAATAGTCAGATATGTAGAACAGATCTGAGTGAGTTGGACCATATCATGGAAATTCTTGTTGGATcttga